One part of the Perognathus longimembris pacificus isolate PPM17 chromosome 10, ASM2315922v1, whole genome shotgun sequence genome encodes these proteins:
- the LOC125358028 gene encoding testis, prostate and placenta-expressed protein isoform X1, translating to MARIIDVVPWNDGSAHVYASPAILLPLERQRNQLAGVKHQLYHPALPTLRRMDMDSVKACLPDEHCQSSTYCRKDEFDNARFSLVGAPSKPLQCLDITPTGQKIHSRYREGNLEPLAPGPNRLDWPCFTRAIEDWSRSVCSGEQFKKRCPTKKAERFSGYAVRNLKPEVTQNWRQGAPRGGRGRGCWTPQLTSPSLWPAQYCLNQNPSLDRFGQKPMPYDSLNAFRHFGSHYSRVNYLTPWR from the exons ATGGCCCGCATTATTGATGTGGTGCCCTGGAATGACGGTTCTGCGCATGTGTATGCATCCCCGGCCATCCTGCTCCCGCTGGAGCGGCAGCGCAACCAGCTGGCTGGCGTGAAGCATCAGCTCTaccaccccgccctgcccaccttgCGCCGCATGGACATGGACTCGGTCAAGGCCTGCCTCCCCGACGAACACTGCCAGTCCTCCACCTACTGCCGCAAAG ATGAGTTTGACAATGCCCGGTTCTCCCTCGTGGGGGCCCCCAGCAAGCCTCTGCAGTGCCTG GACATCACACCGACCGGCCAGAAGATCCACAGCAGGTACCGAGAGGGAAACCTGGAGCCCCTTGCCCCAGGCCCCAACCGCCTCGACTGGCCCTGCTTCACGCGCGCCATCGAGGACTGGTCCCGCTCCGTGTGCTCCGGCGAGCAGTTCAAGAAGCGCTGCCCGACCAAGAAGG CGGAGCGGTTCAGCGGCTATGCGGTGCGAAACCTGAAGCCCGAAGTGACCCAGAACTGGCGG CAGGGAGCGCCCCGGGGTGGGCGAGGACGGGGGTGTTGGACCCCTCAACTTACCAGCCCCTCCCTGTGGCCCGCTCAGTACTGTCTCAACCAGAACCCCAGTCTAGACCGCTTTGGACAGAAGCCCATGCCCTACGACTCACT gaaTGCTTTCAGACACTTCGGATCCCACTACAG TCGTGTCAACTACCTGACTCCCTGGCGTTAA
- the LOC125358028 gene encoding testis, prostate and placenta-expressed protein isoform X2, with protein sequence MARIIDVVPWNDGSAHVYASPAILLPLERQRNQLAGVKHQLYHPALPTLRRMDMDSVKACLPDEHCQSSTYCRKDEFDNARFSLVGAPSKPLQCLDITPTGQKIHSRYREGNLEPLAPGPNRLDWPCFTRAIEDWSRSVCSGEQFKKRCPTKKAERFSGYAVRNLKPEVTQNWRYCLNQNPSLDRFGQKPMPYDSLNAFRHFGSHYSRVNYLTPWR encoded by the exons ATGGCCCGCATTATTGATGTGGTGCCCTGGAATGACGGTTCTGCGCATGTGTATGCATCCCCGGCCATCCTGCTCCCGCTGGAGCGGCAGCGCAACCAGCTGGCTGGCGTGAAGCATCAGCTCTaccaccccgccctgcccaccttgCGCCGCATGGACATGGACTCGGTCAAGGCCTGCCTCCCCGACGAACACTGCCAGTCCTCCACCTACTGCCGCAAAG ATGAGTTTGACAATGCCCGGTTCTCCCTCGTGGGGGCCCCCAGCAAGCCTCTGCAGTGCCTG GACATCACACCGACCGGCCAGAAGATCCACAGCAGGTACCGAGAGGGAAACCTGGAGCCCCTTGCCCCAGGCCCCAACCGCCTCGACTGGCCCTGCTTCACGCGCGCCATCGAGGACTGGTCCCGCTCCGTGTGCTCCGGCGAGCAGTTCAAGAAGCGCTGCCCGACCAAGAAGG CGGAGCGGTTCAGCGGCTATGCGGTGCGAAACCTGAAGCCCGAAGTGACCCAGAACTGGCGG TACTGTCTCAACCAGAACCCCAGTCTAGACCGCTTTGGACAGAAGCCCATGCCCTACGACTCACT gaaTGCTTTCAGACACTTCGGATCCCACTACAG TCGTGTCAACTACCTGACTCCCTGGCGTTAA